A genomic segment from Triticum dicoccoides isolate Atlit2015 ecotype Zavitan chromosome 1A, WEW_v2.0, whole genome shotgun sequence encodes:
- the LOC119267432 gene encoding probable serine/threonine-protein kinase PBL16 — translation MGNCWFRGSSYINRVSTAKSETPKIQSPSERDRSDESRLPSNAREVEAMRLDSAARNPLTAFSFEELRKVTNGFRQDSLIGGGGFGRVYKGAVGTDGGGDEPLQVAVKVHDGDNSFQGHREWLAEVIFLGHLSHPNLVKLAGYCCEGEHRVLVYEYMPLGSVESHLFSRVVAPLAWATRMKIALGAARGLAFLHEAEKPVIYRDFKTSNILLDHDFNAKLSDFGLAKDGPVGDMSHVSTRIMGTYGYAAPEYIMTGHLTVMSDVYSYGVVLLELVTGRKSLDKSRPVREQTLADWALPMLTHKKKVLGILDPRLDSDDYPVRSVQKAAMLAYHCLSSNPKARPLMRDIVASLEPLQQPDLMPANV, via the exons ATGGGTAACTGCTGGTTTCGGGGGAGTTCCTACATTAACAGGGTCTCCACTGCAAAGTCAG AGACTCCCAAGATCCAGAGCCCGTCGGAGAGGGACCGGAGCGATGAGAGTAGGCTGCCGTCGAACGCGAGGGAGGTGGAGGCCATGCGGCTCGACTCGGCCGCGCGGAACCCGCTGACCGCCTTCTCtttcgaggagctccggaaggtgaCTAACGGGTTCCGGCAGGACTCGCtaatcggcggcggcggcttcggcaggGTGTACAAGGGTGCCGTGGGTACGGACGGCGGCGGAGACGAGCCCCTGCAGGTCGCCGTCAAGGTGCACGACGGGGATAACAGCTTCCAGGGCCACAGGGAATGGCTG GCGGAGGTGATCTTCTTGGGCCACCTATCACACCCGAATCTGGTGAAGCTAGCGGGCTACTGTTGTGAGGGCGAGCACCGGGTGCTGGTCTACGAGTACATGCCGCTCGGCAGCGTGGAGTCACACCTGTTCTCAC GGGTGGTGGCGCCCCTGGCGTGGGCGACGAGGATGAAGATCGCGCTCGGTGCGGCGAGGGGCCTGGCGTTCCTTCATGAGGCCGAGAAGCCCGTCATCTACCGCGATTTCAAGACCTCCAACATCCTCCTCGACCATGACTTCAACGCCAAGCTCTCCGACTTCGGCCTCGCCAAGGACGGCCCCGTCGGCGACATGTCCCACGTCTCCACCCGCATCATGGGCACCTACGGCTATGCCGCCCCAGAGTACATCATGACAG GGCACCTGACGGTGATGAGCGACGTGTACAGCTATGGGGTGGTGCTGCTGGAGTTGGTGACAGGGCGCAAGTCGCTGGACAAGTCGCGTCCGGTGCGGGAGCAGACGCTGGCGGACTGGGCGCTGCCGATGCTGACGCACAAGAAGAAGGTGTTGGGGATCCTAGACCCAAGGCTCGACTCTGACGACTACCCCGTCAGGTCCGTGCAGAAGGCGGCCATGCTCGCGTACCACTGCCTCAGTAGCAACCCCAAGGCGCGGCCGCTCATGCGCGACATCGTCGCCTCCCTCGAGCCGCTGCAGCAACCGGACCTCATGCCCGCCAACGTGTGA